Proteins encoded in a region of the Augochlora pura isolate Apur16 chromosome 4, APUR_v2.2.1, whole genome shotgun sequence genome:
- the Art1 gene encoding arginine methyltransferase 1 isoform X2, which translates to MNNITSKMESMEVSETTTPASNKDTMPSSCKESVSVEDMTSRDYYFDSYAHYGIHEEMLKDEVRTVTYRNSMYHNKHLFKGKTVLDIGCGTGILSMFAAKAGAARVIGIECSNIVEYAEKIVEANQLSNVITILKGKVEEVSLPDGIEKVDIIISEWMGYCLFYESMLDTVLFARDKWLREDGMLFPDKATLFICGIEDRQYKDEKINWWDDVYGFDMSSIRKVAISEPLVDVVDPKQVVTNACLIKEVDLYTVTKADLEFSSPFTLQVRRNDYVQALVTFFNIEFTKCHKRIGFSTAPEVQYTHWKQTVFYFDEYMTVKKGEEIYGVFSMKPNARNYRDLDFSIELDFKGELCQVHETNTYRMR; encoded by the exons ATGaataacatt ACATCAAAAATGGAATCTATGGAAGTATCAGAGACTACTACTCCTGCATCGAACAAAGATACCATGCCATCCTCCTGTAAAGAATCTGTTTCTGTGGAAGACATGACGTCTagagattattattttgattcgTATGCTCACTATGGAATACATGAAGAAATGCTAAAGGATGAAGTGCGCACAGTGACTTATCGAAATTCCATGTATCATAATAAACATCTTTTTAAGGGAAAAACCGTTCTTGATATTGGTTGTGGAACTGGTATTCTTTCAATGTTTGCTGCTAAAGCTGGAGCAGCAAGAGTTATTGGTATAGAGTGTTCTAATATTGTTGAATATGCAGAGAAGATCGTAGAAGCAAATCAATTGTCaaatgtaataacaatacTTAAAGGAAAAGTTGAAGAGGTTTCATTGCCAGATGGCATAGAAAAGGTTGATATAATCATCTCTGAATGGATGGGTTATTGCTTGTTTTATGAATCAATGTTAGATACAGTGCTTTTTGCCAGAGACAAGTGGCTTCGTGAAGATGGAATGTTATTCCCTGACAAagcaacattatttatttgcggCATTGAAGACAGACAATATAAagacgaaaaaataaattggtgGGACGATGTGTATGGATTTGATATGAGTAGTATAAGAAAAGTAGCAATTAGCGAACCTCTAGTGGATGTTGTAGATCCGAAACAAGTTGTTACAAATGCATGTCTAATCAAGGAAGTTGACTTATATACAGTAACAAAGGCTGATTTGGAGTTCTCTTCCCCGTTTACTCTACAAGTTCGTAGAAACGATTATGTACAAGCACTAGTTACATTCTTCAACATCGAATTCACCAAGTGCCACAAACGTATTGGATTCAGTACAGCGCCAGAAGTACAATACACACACTGGAAACAAACTGTGTTCTACTTCGATGAATATATGACCGTCAAGAAAGGAGAAGAAATATATGGTGTCTTTTCAATGAAGCCTAACGCAAGGAACTACAGAGATCTGGATTTCAGCATTGAACTAGACTTTAAAGGGGAATTGTGCCAAGTACATGAAACTAATACTTATCGTATGCGCTGA
- the Art1 gene encoding arginine methyltransferase 1 isoform X1 encodes MASSNEVPVEINQSGMCTAETSTSKMESMEVSETTTPASNKDTMPSSCKESVSVEDMTSRDYYFDSYAHYGIHEEMLKDEVRTVTYRNSMYHNKHLFKGKTVLDIGCGTGILSMFAAKAGAARVIGIECSNIVEYAEKIVEANQLSNVITILKGKVEEVSLPDGIEKVDIIISEWMGYCLFYESMLDTVLFARDKWLREDGMLFPDKATLFICGIEDRQYKDEKINWWDDVYGFDMSSIRKVAISEPLVDVVDPKQVVTNACLIKEVDLYTVTKADLEFSSPFTLQVRRNDYVQALVTFFNIEFTKCHKRIGFSTAPEVQYTHWKQTVFYFDEYMTVKKGEEIYGVFSMKPNARNYRDLDFSIELDFKGELCQVHETNTYRMR; translated from the exons ATGGCGTCGAGTAATGAAGTGCCGGTAGAAATCAACCAGAGTGGCATGTGCACAGCCGAAACTTCG ACATCAAAAATGGAATCTATGGAAGTATCAGAGACTACTACTCCTGCATCGAACAAAGATACCATGCCATCCTCCTGTAAAGAATCTGTTTCTGTGGAAGACATGACGTCTagagattattattttgattcgTATGCTCACTATGGAATACATGAAGAAATGCTAAAGGATGAAGTGCGCACAGTGACTTATCGAAATTCCATGTATCATAATAAACATCTTTTTAAGGGAAAAACCGTTCTTGATATTGGTTGTGGAACTGGTATTCTTTCAATGTTTGCTGCTAAAGCTGGAGCAGCAAGAGTTATTGGTATAGAGTGTTCTAATATTGTTGAATATGCAGAGAAGATCGTAGAAGCAAATCAATTGTCaaatgtaataacaatacTTAAAGGAAAAGTTGAAGAGGTTTCATTGCCAGATGGCATAGAAAAGGTTGATATAATCATCTCTGAATGGATGGGTTATTGCTTGTTTTATGAATCAATGTTAGATACAGTGCTTTTTGCCAGAGACAAGTGGCTTCGTGAAGATGGAATGTTATTCCCTGACAAagcaacattatttatttgcggCATTGAAGACAGACAATATAAagacgaaaaaataaattggtgGGACGATGTGTATGGATTTGATATGAGTAGTATAAGAAAAGTAGCAATTAGCGAACCTCTAGTGGATGTTGTAGATCCGAAACAAGTTGTTACAAATGCATGTCTAATCAAGGAAGTTGACTTATATACAGTAACAAAGGCTGATTTGGAGTTCTCTTCCCCGTTTACTCTACAAGTTCGTAGAAACGATTATGTACAAGCACTAGTTACATTCTTCAACATCGAATTCACCAAGTGCCACAAACGTATTGGATTCAGTACAGCGCCAGAAGTACAATACACACACTGGAAACAAACTGTGTTCTACTTCGATGAATATATGACCGTCAAGAAAGGAGAAGAAATATATGGTGTCTTTTCAATGAAGCCTAACGCAAGGAACTACAGAGATCTGGATTTCAGCATTGAACTAGACTTTAAAGGGGAATTGTGCCAAGTACATGAAACTAATACTTATCGTATGCGCTGA